The following proteins are encoded in a genomic region of Acipenser ruthenus chromosome 4, fAciRut3.2 maternal haplotype, whole genome shotgun sequence:
- the LOC131736886 gene encoding putative SCAN domain-containing protein SCAND2P, giving the protein MSDHHATDYDLVKQAILRRLNITTETHRARFREYRRAPETRPRVVAERLCDHMVHWLTPGKKTAQQMGEAIVVEQFCHVVGTETQAWIRRHNPDTLEEAVKLAEDFEDSLTSARIGILSAPALRSSRPLPPSPPTPPPPPPTFQGPRPPRAPTPLGPLASPPWRPRLAPSWGRGAAPAPLPYQQRDRFLTYAPSVPPICFRCHQPGHLARSCPAAMECDVAACNWAPETDS; this is encoded by the exons atgagcgaccatcacgccaccgattatgacctggtcaagcaggctatcctccgccggctgaacatcaccacggagacccaccgggcgcggtttagggagtaccggagagccccggagacacgccccagggtggttgcagagcggttgtgcgaccacatggtgcattggctgacccccgggaagaagaccgcccagcagatgggggaagccattgtggtagagcaattctgccatgtggtcggcaccgaaacccaggcgtggatacggcgccacaaccccgacaccctggaggaggcggtcaaactggccgaagacttcgaggactccctgacctctgcccggatcgggatcctgtcggcccctgcccttcggagcagccgacctctccctccctctcctccaacaccaccaccaccaccccccacgttccagggacccagacctcccagagcaccgaccccattgggcccccttgcctcccccccatggagaccaaggttggcccccagctggggtagaggtgctgcccctgccccgttgccataccagcagcgggacagatttctgacctatgccccctctgtccctcctatctgttttaggtgccaccagccgggacatctggccaggtcatgccccgctgccatggagtgtgacgtggccgcgtgcaattgggcacctgaaactg acagctaa